The Melospiza georgiana isolate bMelGeo1 chromosome 9, bMelGeo1.pri, whole genome shotgun sequence genome has a segment encoding these proteins:
- the CNN3 gene encoding calponin-3 — protein sequence MTHFNKGPSYGLSAEVKNKIALKYDPQIEEDLRNWIEEVTGLSIGANFQLGLKDGIILCELINKLQPGSVKKINQSKLNWHQLENIGNFIKAIQVYGMKPHDIFEANDLFENGNMTQVQTTLVALAGLAKTKGFHTTIDIGVKYAEKQARSFDAGKLKAGQSVIGLQMGTNKCASQAGMTAYGTRRHLYDPKMQTDKPFDQTTISLQMGTNKGASQAGMLAPGTRRDIYDQKHILQPVDNSTISLQMGTNKVASQKGMSVYGLGRQVYDPKYCAAPTEPVIHNGSQGTGTNGSEISDSDYQAEYPDDYHGEYQDDYQRDYHGQYSDQGIDY from the exons ATTGCCCTGAAATATGACCCCCAGATAGAAGAAGATCTGCGTAACTGGATAGAAGAGGTGACAGGGCTGAGTATTGGTGCAAACTTCCAACTGGGATTAAAAGATGGCATTATCTTATGCGA GCTTATAAATAAGCTGCAGCCAGGatcagtgaagaaaattaatcaaTCAAAACTAAATTGGCACCag CTGGAGAACATTGGGAATTTTATCAAGGCCATCCAAGTCTATGGTATGAAGCCACATGACATTTTTGAAGCAAATGATCTTTTTGAGAACGGAAATATGACTCAAGTACAGACTACTCTAGTGGCACTGGCAGGTCTG GCAAAAACTAAAGGTTTTCACACTACAATTGATATTGGTGTCAAATATGCAGAGAAACAAGCACGAAGTTTTGATGCAGGAAAACTAAAAGCTGGTCAAAGTGTAATTGGCCTGCAG ATGGGCACCAACAAGTGTGCCAGTCAGGCAGGCATGACTGCTTATGGAACTAGAAGACACCTCTATGATCCAAAAATGCAAACTGATAAGCCATTTGACCAGACAACGATTAGCCTACAGATGGGCACTAACAAAGGAGCCAGTCAG GCTGGTATGCTGGCCCCAGGTACCAGGAGAGACATCTATGATCAGAAGCACATATTACAGCCTGTGGATAACTCAACTATTTCGTTACAAATGGGTACCAACAAAGTGGCTTCACAGAAGGGAATGAGTGTGTATGGGCTTGGACGGCAAGTGTACGACCCCAAGTACTGTGCTGCGCCCACAGAACCTGTGATCCACAACGGCAGCCAAGGGACAGGGACGAACGGGTCGGAAATCAGCGATAGCGATTACCAGGCAGAGTACCCGGATGACTACCACGGGGAGTACCAAGATGACTATCAGAGAGATTACCATGGCCAGTACAGTGACCAGGGCATTGATTACTAG